The sequence AACTCGGCAACCAGACGGCGGTGGGCCAGCCTCGGAGCTAGGCCGTCTCTTTCGGATCTTGTCGGGTGAGCCCGGGTCGTCCGGTGCGGTGCATCGCAAGGCGGAGGGGCGCTCGTGTACTGGACGTACTCGAGTGCCCCGACAACCTGGGGGTCCCCCCGGACGGAGTCTGGGGGATGAGGTGCCGTGCCGGGCGGGCCGGGCCCGGCAAGATCCGAAAGAGACGGCCTAGAGCACCGGCTGCGGCCTCGCCCGCTTCGGTCAGAGCGACGTCGGTACGTCCGGCGTGCCGCCCCGACAAGCTCCACTCGGTCTGGCCGTGCCTGATCACCATCAGCTCACCCATGGCCGCCAAGCTATCTGATCTTGCGGTCCGCCGAGACATCTTCTTCGGCCCGGCGGCTGTCAGGTCGTGATGACGAGTTTGCCGCGGACGTGCCCGTTCAGGAGGGCGGTGCGGGCCTCGTCGATGGAGGCGAGGGGGTAGTTGCGGGTCTCGGCGACGCGCAGGCCGCCCGCCGTCACCCCGGTGGCCAGGCGCGCCATGTCCTCGCCGGTGGCCTGGTAGGCGAAGTTCACCGCCCTGATGCCCCGGGCCGCGAGAGCGTCGGGGTCGGTGGCGAAGACCGTGCTGAGCAGCCGGCCGCCATCGCGCAGCAGAGGTGCGATACGGGTGGAGACGGTCTCGGCGTCGTCGGCGAGGTCGATCACGGCGTCGATGCCGTCGGGGTGGGCGGCGCGGACCGCGTCCGCGACGTCGGTGGTGCGGTGATCGATGGTCTCGGCCGCGCCCAGGGAGCGGGCGTATGCGTGGTCCGCGGCGGACGCGACGGCGATGACGTGGGCGCC comes from Streptomyces virginiae and encodes:
- a CDS encoding histidine phosphatase family protein; the encoded protein is MSRRTARSDSLAAMGELMVIRHGQTEWSLSGRHAGRTDVALTEAGEAAAGALGRLFRILPGPARPARHLIPQTPSGGTPRLSGHSSTSSTRAPLRLAMHRTGRPGLTRQDPKETA